A genomic region of Pirellulales bacterium contains the following coding sequences:
- the lepA gene encoding translation elongation factor 4, translating to MAKLESKHIRNFSIIAHIDHGKSTLADRLLEVTGTVAKRELREQTLDDMDLERQRGITIKARAVAMPFVHNGQKYELNLIDTPGHVDFQYEVSRSLACCEGALLLVDACQGVEAQTVANALAAMASDLSIVPVLNKIDLINARPDEVMQEMETVLGIDPADVLPASGKTGKGVEAVLAAVVERIPPPSGDPESPLQAMVFDSHYDEFRGAITYVRVMNGTVRKNQKIRFIKTGYVHEVLELGQFAPQRRPCDQLQAGQVGYLICNIKTLNQVHIGDTVTTNGEPAGVALPGYQEPKRMVFCGLYPSDGQDFEELRDALSKLAINDPSFEFEPETSDALGFGFRCGFLGLLHMEIVQQRLEGEADLDLVQTAPNVTYEILTKNGETMRIYNPQKVPDAGEIEEFRQPIVRVSFVLPSEVIGPVMQLCNDRRGIYVRTEYLSPTRAMLVYDLPLAEVIYDMHDKLKSCTRGYGTMDYELLGYYPADLVRMDILVGGNRVDALSIICDRKDADRRGRAVVKKLRSEIDRHMFEVAIQAAIGSRIIARETISAMRKNVTAKCYGGDITRKRKLWAKQREGKKRMKSVGSVDIPQKAFLAVLDTSGE from the coding sequence TTGGCAAAGCTCGAAAGCAAACACATCCGCAATTTCTCGATCATTGCCCACATTGATCACGGCAAGAGCACGCTCGCCGATCGATTGTTGGAAGTGACCGGCACCGTCGCCAAGCGCGAGCTGCGCGAGCAGACTCTGGACGACATGGATCTGGAACGCCAGCGCGGCATCACGATCAAGGCCCGCGCCGTGGCCATGCCGTTTGTCCACAACGGCCAGAAATACGAGCTGAATCTGATCGACACGCCGGGTCACGTCGATTTTCAGTACGAGGTTTCGCGCAGCCTCGCCTGCTGCGAGGGGGCGCTACTGCTGGTCGACGCTTGCCAAGGGGTCGAGGCGCAAACGGTTGCCAACGCCTTGGCCGCGATGGCCAGCGATCTGTCGATCGTGCCGGTGCTCAATAAGATCGACCTAATCAACGCTCGGCCCGACGAAGTCATGCAAGAGATGGAGACCGTGCTCGGCATCGATCCCGCCGACGTTCTGCCGGCCAGCGGAAAGACGGGCAAAGGGGTCGAAGCCGTGCTCGCGGCCGTCGTCGAGCGGATCCCGCCCCCCTCGGGTGATCCCGAGTCGCCGCTGCAGGCGATGGTTTTCGATTCGCATTACGACGAGTTCCGCGGCGCCATCACCTATGTCCGTGTAATGAATGGCACGGTCCGCAAGAATCAGAAAATCCGCTTCATCAAAACCGGCTACGTCCACGAGGTGCTCGAACTGGGCCAGTTCGCGCCGCAACGGCGTCCGTGCGATCAATTGCAGGCCGGGCAAGTCGGCTACTTGATTTGCAATATCAAGACGCTCAATCAAGTCCACATCGGCGATACCGTCACCACCAACGGCGAGCCCGCGGGCGTGGCGCTCCCCGGCTATCAAGAACCTAAGCGGATGGTCTTTTGCGGGCTTTACCCGTCAGACGGCCAGGACTTCGAAGAGCTGCGCGACGCGCTCTCGAAGCTCGCGATCAATGATCCCAGCTTCGAGTTCGAGCCCGAGACGAGCGACGCACTGGGCTTCGGTTTCCGCTGCGGCTTTTTGGGCCTGCTGCACATGGAGATCGTGCAGCAGCGATTGGAAGGCGAGGCCGATCTCGACCTGGTGCAAACGGCTCCCAACGTCACGTACGAGATCCTCACGAAGAACGGCGAAACCATGCGGATTTACAATCCGCAAAAAGTTCCCGACGCCGGCGAGATCGAAGAATTCCGGCAACCGATTGTGCGCGTCAGCTTCGTGCTGCCCAGCGAAGTGATCGGCCCGGTGATGCAGCTCTGCAACGACCGCCGCGGCATCTATGTCCGCACCGAATATTTGTCTCCGACCCGTGCCATGCTGGTCTACGACCTGCCGCTGGCCGAGGTGATCTACGACATGCACGACAAGCTGAAAAGTTGCACGCGTGGCTACGGCACCATGGACTACGAGCTGCTGGGGTATTACCCGGCCGATCTGGTGCGCATGGATATTCTGGTCGGTGGCAACCGGGTCGATGCGCTGTCGATCATTTGCGATCGCAAGGACGCCGACCGTCGCGGCCGGGCCGTTGTCAAGAAACTGCGCAGCGAGATCGACCGCCACATGTTCGAAGTCGCGATCCAAGCGGCCATCGGCAGCCGCATCATCGCCCGCGAAACAATCTCTGCCATGCGCAAGAACGTCACGGCCAAATGCTACGGCGGCGACATCACCCGCAAACGCAAACTGTGGGCCAAGCAGCGCGAAGGCAAGAAGCGGATGAAATCGGTCGGCAGCGTCGACATCCCCCAAAAGGCCTTTCTCGCCGTGCTGGATACCAGCGGGGAGTAG
- a CDS encoding ROK family protein translates to MPQIKFIPIDQAQAPLFVGVDLGGTSIKVGVVDDLGRPLSWLSVDTDATKGPEDGARRMGAAVHQALEKAGARPDQVARIGLGSPGTMDIPAGMLLDPPNLAGWTNFPIRDRLASHAGLPVSFENDANAAAYGEFWVGSGSALRSMVMFTLGTGIGCGIVVDDMVLRGEHSHGAECGHVIIDCRPDAPLCSCGQRGHLEAFCSAKGVVRRVNEALAEGRPTSLTHLGKEPITPLLLAQAAEAGDELALELVLETARYLAVGVVNLMHTIDPNGIVLGGAMTFGGHEKPLGKNFLETVRSEVRRRAFPVLAEKTVIDFASLGGDAGFIGAAGVARQEHLRQEQA, encoded by the coding sequence ATGCCCCAGATTAAGTTCATCCCGATCGACCAGGCTCAGGCACCGCTCTTCGTAGGGGTCGACCTGGGAGGAACCAGCATCAAGGTCGGCGTTGTCGACGACCTCGGCCGGCCCCTGTCGTGGTTGAGCGTGGATACCGACGCCACGAAAGGGCCCGAAGATGGCGCCCGCCGCATGGGCGCCGCGGTGCATCAGGCTCTGGAAAAAGCGGGGGCTCGGCCCGATCAGGTGGCCCGCATCGGACTCGGTTCCCCCGGCACGATGGACATTCCGGCCGGCATGCTGCTGGATCCGCCGAACCTGGCCGGCTGGACCAATTTCCCGATTCGCGACCGCCTGGCTTCGCACGCCGGCCTGCCGGTCAGCTTCGAAAACGACGCCAATGCCGCCGCCTACGGCGAGTTTTGGGTCGGCAGCGGATCTGCCCTGCGCAGCATGGTTATGTTCACCCTCGGCACCGGCATCGGCTGCGGCATCGTTGTCGACGACATGGTGCTGCGGGGCGAGCATAGCCACGGCGCCGAGTGCGGGCATGTTATTATTGACTGTCGCCCTGACGCACCGCTTTGCTCGTGCGGGCAGCGTGGCCACCTCGAGGCGTTTTGCAGCGCCAAAGGGGTCGTCCGCCGCGTGAACGAAGCTCTGGCCGAAGGGCGCCCCACGTCCTTGACCCATTTGGGCAAAGAACCGATCACACCGCTGCTGCTCGCCCAGGCCGCCGAGGCAGGGGACGAACTGGCACTGGAACTCGTACTCGAGACCGCGCGGTACCTGGCCGTGGGAGTCGTCAACTTGATGCACACCATCGACCCTAACGGCATCGTGCTGGGCGGGGCGATGACATTTGGTGGCCACGAAAAACCGCTCGGCAAGAATTTCCTCGAAACCGTGCGGTCCGAAGTGCGCCGCCGTGCGTTTCCCGTGCTGGCCGAGAAAACCGTCATCGATTTTGCCTCGCTGGGGGGCGATGCGGGTTTCATCGGCGCCGCCGGAGTCGCCCGGCAAGAGCATCTCCGTCAGGAACAAGCCTGA